A genomic segment from Tuwongella immobilis encodes:
- a CDS encoding linear amide C-N hydrolase, with product MRHLIRQKPLLALLGVLLLASLGEACSRVLWNDSGRNVLVGRNMDWFEDMRSNLWVLPRGMKRDGKTQANPLTWTSRYGSAVLTAYDLTTVDGINERGLAVHALYLPETKVGKRDPSIPGLSVSLWVQYYLDQFATVSEAVKAIQLEPYQLRMATDPNSGKAGTIHLALNDPTGDSAILECLEGKLVVYHGRQYTIMTNQPTYDRQLENLKQYRGFGGEKRLPGTHEPADRFVRAAYYRANLPKPKSDREAVAAMMSVMRNVSAPFGIADAERPNVSTTIWRTVTDLNRRILYYDSVMSPQILWLDLAKVDFAPGTSVRKLTLAGEYDHLGEISAQLQPAKMFPFVPASEP from the coding sequence GTGCGGCATCTCATTCGGCAAAAACCTCTCCTGGCGCTTCTGGGGGTGCTGTTGCTGGCGTCGCTCGGCGAAGCCTGTTCACGCGTCCTTTGGAATGATAGCGGTCGGAACGTCCTGGTTGGTCGCAACATGGACTGGTTTGAGGACATGCGCAGCAATCTCTGGGTGTTGCCCCGTGGCATGAAGCGAGACGGCAAGACCCAGGCCAATCCGCTGACATGGACCAGCCGATATGGGAGCGCGGTGCTGACGGCATACGATCTGACGACCGTGGATGGAATCAACGAACGCGGCCTGGCCGTGCATGCGCTTTATCTGCCGGAAACCAAAGTCGGTAAACGAGATCCGTCGATTCCGGGATTGAGTGTGAGCCTCTGGGTGCAATACTACCTCGATCAATTTGCGACCGTGAGTGAGGCCGTCAAAGCGATTCAGTTGGAGCCGTATCAACTGCGGATGGCGACCGATCCCAATAGCGGAAAGGCCGGTACGATCCATCTGGCCCTGAATGATCCCACGGGGGACTCGGCGATTTTGGAGTGTCTGGAAGGGAAGTTGGTGGTCTACCATGGTCGGCAATATACGATCATGACCAATCAGCCGACGTATGATCGCCAGTTGGAGAATTTGAAGCAGTATCGCGGGTTTGGCGGCGAGAAGCGGTTGCCCGGCACGCATGAACCGGCGGATCGCTTTGTGCGAGCGGCGTACTATCGTGCGAATCTTCCGAAGCCGAAATCTGATCGCGAGGCGGTCGCCGCGATGATGAGCGTGATGCGAAATGTCTCCGCACCGTTCGGAATCGCCGACGCGGAACGGCCAAATGTCTCCACCACCATTTGGCGAACGGTGACGGACTTAAATCGGCGAATTCTGTACTATGACAGTGTCATGAGTCCGCAAATTCTGTGGCTCGATTTGGCCAAGGTGGATTTTGCTCCGGGCACTTCCGTCCGCAAATTGACGCTTGCGGGGGAGTACGATCATTTGGGAGAAATCTCGGCGCAACTCCAACCGGCAAAGATGTTTCCGTTCGTTCCTGCATCCGAGCCGTAA
- a CDS encoding AAA family ATPase: protein MNPIRLTVEGFLSYRDAVTLEFARAPLCLLAGHNGSGKSSLFDAISMALFGIHRGGQRDFARLIHHQADRASIQFEFDFQGNRYRVDRTIQRPRRANQSAATTRGAFRWQETIWKPIDGTEQDAGFNQFWTDLGITDELFGYSVLLRQGQAEALLDAKPSERTTALNRLFGIDRIETYHAYAREQAKRLEAQTHAIGQQIALLNPLNDADYLQLESRVTAAQTAFERADAEEVHWRERARLADRFQNIQRQVAEIDQAEAAATALHQRSPEIVANYQRLQELRSLVPQLNRCQQERHRLETATQTIARLTPELEQLRAGLASLAQRLTALEASKSTTESAREQHQQAGRELPTRLAELKATADRLGLFERHCNTRYKIADRLALDQSQLVTLTAQLPAAESAVAVAIEAREAADSAWHAARDRQTQLQSETDRILKQQKNLRSLSGESTCDRCGQTLTAAHREQELARLESESASATRELVEQRQRTDAAKRAADAAKAAAESAQSQRQQLFNNCEQLRRDIDRSQILLSGVDADLLAGNYRDWPAWLPPLPASWEPATPWEALADWYAQSTQQVMQEQLACQSERQTWDHRDTELRTELGRIEAELRQIRTSETAQQRQLAQAETGLTNAEQIVRDATAALAQLEQALPMDWRGITNIAPLQLEWDRLNTLPLEQEYQSLGQLSIQLERWQQSRLSYQQQLAEIPDDARLSEAETQQGQQVASVARNSARAQLDAEQAELRTAQRNREQAAEHLVQQRELQSQANLWRRWEMLLDRNHYQQHVLQHLQTQIVALANQTLSNLSQGAMSLQLDPNQADQLLALQVVSESSNQPRDVAFLSGSERFRVAISLAIAIGEVTGMQQVGSASLMIDEGFGCLDADNRDLMRDELRNLESRLQQIIVVTHQDDFAESFEHGYRLEKRNGCTQVSGFGLYAQVDAGEMDAERTVAESGGFR, encoded by the coding sequence ATGAATCCGATTCGATTAACCGTCGAAGGCTTTCTCAGCTACCGCGATGCGGTCACGCTCGAATTCGCGCGGGCCCCGCTCTGCCTGCTCGCCGGACACAACGGCAGCGGCAAATCGTCCCTGTTCGATGCCATTTCCATGGCCCTGTTTGGCATTCACCGCGGCGGCCAGCGCGATTTCGCCCGCCTGATTCATCATCAGGCGGATCGGGCGAGCATTCAATTTGAATTCGATTTTCAAGGCAATCGCTATCGAGTCGATCGCACGATTCAGCGGCCCCGTCGCGCCAACCAGAGTGCGGCTACCACCCGCGGCGCATTCCGTTGGCAGGAAACGATTTGGAAGCCCATCGATGGCACGGAGCAGGATGCGGGCTTCAACCAATTCTGGACCGACCTGGGAATCACCGATGAGCTATTCGGCTACTCGGTCTTGTTGCGACAAGGTCAGGCCGAGGCTCTGTTGGATGCCAAACCATCGGAGCGAACCACGGCATTGAATCGGCTCTTTGGCATCGATCGCATCGAAACCTACCATGCGTATGCCCGCGAACAGGCCAAACGCCTCGAAGCGCAGACTCACGCCATCGGTCAGCAGATTGCACTGCTGAATCCGCTCAACGATGCCGATTATCTGCAACTGGAATCGCGTGTCACGGCGGCCCAAACTGCGTTTGAGCGTGCCGACGCGGAAGAAGTCCACTGGCGCGAGCGTGCCCGTCTTGCCGATCGCTTTCAGAACATTCAACGCCAAGTCGCGGAGATCGACCAAGCAGAAGCCGCCGCCACTGCCCTGCACCAACGCAGTCCCGAAATTGTCGCCAACTATCAACGGCTTCAGGAGTTGCGCTCGCTGGTGCCGCAGTTGAACCGCTGCCAACAGGAACGACATCGACTCGAGACAGCAACGCAAACGATCGCACGATTGACACCAGAATTGGAACAATTGCGGGCCGGCCTCGCATCATTGGCCCAACGATTGACCGCGCTCGAAGCGTCGAAATCGACCACCGAATCCGCCCGCGAACAGCACCAGCAAGCAGGCCGCGAACTCCCCACCCGGTTGGCCGAACTGAAGGCCACCGCCGATCGATTGGGCCTCTTCGAACGACACTGCAACACTCGTTACAAAATCGCCGATCGATTGGCGCTCGATCAGTCGCAACTGGTAACGCTGACAGCTCAACTTCCCGCTGCCGAATCGGCCGTTGCGGTGGCGATTGAAGCGCGAGAAGCCGCCGATAGCGCGTGGCATGCCGCCCGCGATCGACAGACACAGTTGCAATCCGAAACCGATCGCATCCTCAAGCAGCAAAAGAATTTACGCTCGCTCTCTGGCGAATCAACCTGCGACCGATGTGGCCAAACGTTGACCGCCGCCCACCGGGAACAGGAACTTGCCCGCCTGGAATCGGAATCGGCCAGTGCCACCCGCGAACTGGTCGAACAACGGCAACGCACCGATGCCGCCAAACGCGCTGCCGATGCCGCAAAAGCCGCCGCCGAATCCGCCCAATCCCAGCGACAACAGTTGTTCAACAATTGCGAACAACTCCGCCGCGACATCGACCGCAGTCAGATATTATTGTCCGGGGTCGATGCGGATCTGCTCGCCGGTAATTATCGCGATTGGCCAGCATGGCTGCCGCCGCTTCCCGCCTCGTGGGAACCAGCAACACCGTGGGAAGCGCTGGCGGATTGGTATGCGCAATCGACACAACAGGTGATGCAGGAACAACTTGCGTGCCAATCGGAACGACAAACCTGGGACCATCGCGATACCGAACTACGGACGGAACTGGGCCGAATCGAAGCCGAATTGCGGCAAATCCGAACTTCAGAAACCGCCCAACAACGGCAACTCGCACAAGCCGAAACCGGATTGACCAACGCCGAGCAAATCGTCCGCGATGCAACGGCCGCACTCGCGCAGTTGGAACAAGCGTTACCCATGGATTGGCGAGGCATCACGAACATCGCCCCGCTGCAACTCGAATGGGATCGCCTGAACACATTGCCGTTGGAACAGGAGTATCAATCGCTTGGCCAACTGTCGATCCAACTCGAACGCTGGCAACAATCCCGTCTGTCGTATCAGCAGCAACTGGCGGAAATCCCCGATGATGCACGATTGAGCGAAGCGGAAACCCAACAAGGACAACAGGTTGCGAGCGTGGCCCGGAATTCCGCCCGCGCGCAACTCGATGCCGAACAAGCCGAGTTACGCACCGCCCAGCGAAATCGGGAGCAAGCCGCCGAACACCTCGTGCAGCAGCGCGAATTGCAATCGCAGGCGAATTTATGGCGACGATGGGAGATGTTGTTGGATCGCAACCACTATCAGCAACACGTGTTGCAGCATTTGCAAACGCAGATTGTCGCCCTGGCCAATCAGACGCTGAGCAATCTCAGTCAAGGGGCGATGAGTTTGCAACTCGACCCCAATCAGGCGGATCAACTCCTGGCGTTGCAGGTGGTGTCGGAATCGTCGAATCAGCCGCGAGATGTGGCGTTTTTGAGCGGCAGCGAGCGATTTCGCGTGGCGATCAGCTTGGCCATTGCCATCGGCGAAGTGACCGGGATGCAGCAGGTCGGCAGTGCCTCGCTGATGATCGATGAGGGATTTGGCTGCCTGGATGCCGACAATCGGGATCTGATGCGGGACGAACTTCGCAATCTGGAATCGCGGTTGCAGCAAATCATCGTGGTTACCCACCAAGACGATTTTGCGGAATCGTTCGAACACGGCTACCGACTGGAAAAACGCAACGGCTGCACCCAGGTGAGCGGATTCGGGTTGTATGCGCAAGTCGATGCCGGGGAAATGGATGCGGAGCGCACCGTCGCGGAATCAGGTGGATTCCGGTGA
- a CDS encoding sigma-70 family RNA polymerase sigma factor produces the protein METRNSETPEPSPQQPTMHELLTRYHDELTRRLMASIQTFGDYAFREQIVQDVFVRLLECADNFDANRNLFAYATRIAINLAKDQIGRHQRLRQFPETEEEPFDVIAKLERCSLEQQEEAEGIRRYLAAVSIEDQQILRLRFEDGLEGHDLAAAIGVRPDAARQRLSRALRRLRDTMLADEEGQS, from the coding sequence ATGGAGACGAGGAATTCGGAAACACCGGAACCATCGCCCCAACAACCAACGATGCACGAACTTCTGACTCGGTACCACGACGAACTGACACGCCGCTTGATGGCCTCGATTCAGACATTTGGCGATTACGCCTTCCGAGAGCAGATTGTGCAAGATGTGTTCGTGCGATTGCTGGAATGTGCAGACAACTTCGATGCGAATCGAAATCTGTTTGCGTATGCCACCCGCATCGCAATCAACCTCGCCAAAGACCAAATCGGTCGGCATCAACGTCTGCGGCAATTCCCCGAAACCGAGGAGGAGCCGTTCGACGTGATTGCCAAGCTGGAACGCTGTTCGCTGGAGCAACAAGAAGAAGCGGAAGGAATTCGACGCTATTTGGCCGCAGTGTCAATTGAAGATCAACAAATCCTGCGTTTGCGATTCGAAGACGGCCTCGAGGGACACGACCTCGCCGCGGCCATTGGTGTGAGGCCGGATGCCGCCCGACAGCGCTTGTCGCGGGCACTTCGCCGGCTTCGTGATACAATGCTTGCAGACGAGGAGGGCCAGTCATGA
- a CDS encoding ATP-binding protein gives MAPAAFPEPESRQVGTPVGSSPTLLGQVASPPNREATSEKFWFWCRPDVVVEKGQIVKVTSNLGGELVSFFGLTTEVYRQSRMASLSDEFDRHDGDPNYQPPFTLPGITFAATSILRSDPPLECPPMEVSAVELGGQADATKAYGLDEMGQRMNVGLIRNGAREFAGPGGFDLDYLLGINGGHLNVNGTAGRGAKSSFLLHVVHLLQREADRQHRTKPSATDRLQVVPIIFNVKGFDLFHIDRWNQNFNPANHLADWTMLGCDAPSPFVGSHFFAPQIRNGSNPVSTNQSRTLPYSWSLEDVIERGLFSYLFSEEDAHDTNFSTLMYDIESRLTRETIRGEKVERSLDSKDGVTTFDQLLGWVEQIANGEVDVFGKRHHNATLKKFARRLRAITLDNRIIRSGHDSNPLDVIGQTNNAPRVIDLASLANTPDLQRFVVATVFQQLIESKQSAAQQSGLIYLVMLDELNRFAPRGSRDPITRLIERVAAEMRSQGVILLGAQQQASKVSERVIENSSIRVLGHSGSDELSHTTWRFLSDSAKSKAMMLRPEEKLISQAGFREPLLVKIPFPAWALRPGEATDICPIPGLANRNGSHSAQSNGSNGRPATGRAGMIHDDL, from the coding sequence ATGGCCCCTGCCGCTTTTCCCGAACCGGAATCACGCCAAGTCGGCACTCCGGTCGGCAGTTCCCCGACTCTGCTTGGCCAAGTCGCTTCTCCGCCGAACCGCGAGGCGACTTCTGAGAAATTCTGGTTTTGGTGCCGTCCCGATGTGGTCGTGGAAAAAGGCCAGATCGTCAAAGTGACCAGCAATCTGGGCGGAGAATTGGTGTCATTTTTCGGATTAACCACCGAAGTCTATCGCCAAAGTCGGATGGCCTCGCTGAGCGACGAATTCGACCGGCACGACGGCGACCCCAACTACCAGCCCCCGTTCACGCTGCCGGGCATCACCTTCGCCGCCACCTCGATTCTGCGCAGCGATCCGCCGTTGGAATGCCCGCCGATGGAGGTCAGCGCCGTGGAATTGGGGGGCCAAGCGGATGCCACCAAGGCGTATGGCTTGGACGAAATGGGCCAGCGCATGAATGTCGGGCTGATCCGCAATGGTGCCCGCGAATTTGCCGGGCCTGGCGGGTTTGATCTGGATTATCTGCTGGGCATCAACGGCGGGCATCTCAACGTCAATGGCACCGCCGGGCGCGGAGCAAAATCGTCGTTTCTCTTGCATGTCGTGCATCTGCTGCAACGCGAGGCCGATCGGCAACATCGGACCAAACCGTCCGCGACGGATCGGCTGCAAGTCGTGCCGATCATCTTCAACGTCAAGGGATTTGATCTGTTCCATATCGATCGATGGAATCAGAACTTCAATCCTGCCAACCACTTAGCGGATTGGACGATGCTCGGCTGCGATGCCCCGTCGCCGTTCGTCGGATCGCATTTCTTCGCGCCGCAGATTCGCAATGGCAGCAATCCGGTTTCGACGAATCAGTCCCGCACGCTGCCGTACTCCTGGTCGCTGGAAGATGTCATCGAACGTGGCCTGTTCAGCTATCTGTTCTCCGAAGAAGATGCCCACGACACCAATTTTTCCACGCTGATGTACGACATCGAAAGTCGATTGACGCGGGAAACCATCCGAGGCGAAAAAGTGGAACGCTCGCTGGATTCCAAGGATGGGGTGACGACGTTCGACCAATTGCTCGGCTGGGTGGAACAGATTGCCAATGGCGAAGTGGACGTCTTCGGCAAACGACACCACAACGCGACGCTGAAGAAATTCGCCCGGCGATTGCGAGCCATCACGCTGGATAATCGCATCATCCGCAGTGGGCACGACAGCAATCCGCTGGATGTCATCGGCCAAACGAACAACGCGCCGCGGGTGATCGATTTGGCATCGCTGGCCAACACGCCAGATTTGCAGCGATTTGTCGTCGCCACGGTCTTTCAGCAACTCATCGAATCCAAGCAGTCGGCCGCTCAGCAATCCGGGCTGATTTACCTGGTGATGCTGGACGAACTCAACCGATTCGCACCACGAGGCAGCCGCGACCCGATCACCCGATTGATTGAGCGAGTCGCTGCGGAAATGCGCTCGCAAGGCGTGATTCTGCTGGGGGCGCAGCAACAAGCCTCGAAAGTGTCGGAGCGCGTCATCGAAAACAGCTCGATTCGCGTGCTGGGCCATTCGGGATCGGACGAACTGAGCCACACCACCTGGCGATTTCTCAGCGATTCGGCCAAATCCAAGGCGATGATGCTTCGCCCCGAGGAAAAACTGATCAGCCAGGCAGGATTCCGGGAGCCGCTACTGGTGAAAATCCCCTTCCCGGCGTGGGCACTGCGTCCCGGCGAGGCAACCGACATTTGCCCGATTCCCGGACTTGCGAATCGCAATGGATCGCATTCCGCGCAATCGAACGGATCCAACGGCCGCCCGGCGACTGGCCGCGCGGGAATGATTCACGATGACCTGTAA
- a CDS encoding hybrid sensor histidine kinase/response regulator — translation MSIAAPFLQVAEWLSEPSALLARDGQLLAVNRSAAEQLGIPPGELTTGQSLAEWLEIQPDAWQTTLQQWARTRAPIPALLHFRHSTNAPMAARFRGGVYLTRSPERPAILMVQWQPQQAEKSLFLQLNERIDALHREMEQRRIAQAEQLRLESKMQQAQKLESLGVLAGGVAHDFNNLLTSILGYTDLARTAAGRNSPVRRFLDDAIQGIRRAAELTQQMLAYSGKGKFVIQPVRLSTLVEEMSRLLEVSITKKCVLKFDFLPNLPTCEGDPSQLRQVIMNLIINAAEAIGDRSGVISITTGVMMCDRAYLSEVYLDDDLAEGMYVYVEVADTGSGMDETTRQRIFEPFFTTKFTGRGLGLAAVLGIVRGHRGAIKVYSELNRGTTFKVLFPASQQPEQIDEYPNQDLELWGGSGTILLVDDEESIRALVQQMLTLMGFDVLVAADGLKAVEQFRAHADSIRLVLLDMTMPRMDGEETFRELRRIRPNVRAILSSGYNEQTATSRFAGKGLAGFIQKPYTLEQLTSEIRRVMESPEST, via the coding sequence ATGTCGATCGCGGCACCATTTCTGCAAGTGGCCGAGTGGCTCTCGGAACCCTCCGCGTTACTGGCCCGCGATGGCCAATTACTCGCCGTCAATCGGTCCGCCGCCGAGCAACTCGGAATCCCACCCGGCGAGCTGACCACGGGACAATCCCTGGCGGAATGGTTAGAAATTCAGCCGGATGCGTGGCAAACCACGCTGCAACAGTGGGCACGAACCCGCGCACCCATCCCCGCCTTGCTGCACTTTCGCCATTCGACCAACGCACCGATGGCCGCCCGATTTCGCGGTGGCGTCTACCTGACGCGAAGTCCGGAGCGACCCGCGATTCTGATGGTGCAATGGCAACCGCAACAAGCCGAGAAAAGCCTGTTCCTGCAACTCAACGAACGCATCGACGCATTGCACCGCGAGATGGAACAACGCCGGATTGCCCAGGCGGAACAGCTTCGGCTCGAATCGAAAATGCAACAAGCCCAAAAACTCGAATCGCTCGGCGTGCTGGCGGGCGGGGTGGCGCACGATTTCAATAACCTGCTGACGAGTATACTGGGCTACACCGATTTGGCTCGAACCGCCGCTGGCCGCAATTCTCCCGTGCGACGCTTTCTGGATGATGCCATTCAGGGCATCCGCCGCGCGGCGGAGCTCACGCAGCAAATGCTGGCGTATTCCGGCAAGGGGAAATTCGTCATTCAGCCGGTGCGACTCAGCACGCTCGTGGAAGAAATGAGCCGATTGCTCGAAGTTTCCATCACGAAGAAATGCGTGCTGAAGTTCGATTTTCTGCCGAATCTGCCCACCTGCGAAGGCGACCCCAGCCAATTGCGCCAGGTGATTATGAACCTCATCATCAACGCGGCAGAGGCGATTGGGGATCGCAGCGGGGTGATCTCGATTACCACTGGCGTGATGATGTGCGACCGCGCGTATTTGTCCGAAGTCTATTTGGATGATGATCTTGCGGAGGGAATGTATGTCTATGTCGAAGTCGCGGATACCGGCAGCGGCATGGACGAAACGACCCGACAACGCATCTTCGAACCGTTCTTCACCACGAAATTCACCGGACGCGGGCTCGGATTGGCTGCCGTGTTGGGGATCGTGCGTGGCCATCGCGGGGCCATCAAAGTTTACAGCGAGTTGAATCGCGGCACCACCTTCAAGGTGCTGTTCCCCGCTTCGCAACAGCCGGAGCAGATTGACGAATATCCGAATCAGGATTTGGAATTGTGGGGCGGCAGCGGTACCATTTTGCTGGTCGATGACGAGGAATCGATTCGCGCATTGGTGCAGCAAATGCTGACACTGATGGGGTTTGATGTGCTGGTGGCCGCCGATGGGCTGAAGGCCGTGGAACAATTCCGCGCTCACGCCGACTCGATCCGCCTGGTGCTGCTGGATATGACCATGCCGCGAATGGACGGCGAGGAAACCTTCCGGGAACTGCGGCGAATTCGCCCGAATGTGCGAGCGATTCTCTCGAGCGGGTACAACGAGCAGACCGCGACCAGCCGCTTTGCCGGCAAAGGGCTGGCCGGGTTCATTCAAAAGCCGTACACCCTGGAGCAACTCACCAGCGAGATTCGCCGCGTGATGGAATCACCGGAATCCACCTGA
- a CDS encoding ImmA/IrrE family metallo-endopeptidase: MTPRIANALEQLVEWSGIHLPDRGPIPLEQYFTMVGLTCYGYPNLTRRQIGTRLIECGVRTSIVMDDTPLAGYVISFQSGRTMIFFRSSDPIPRQRFTLAHELGHFLLHRDENQAVWIREESEVSDERIEASDLEPPAPGGRAETETVEQEREANQFAACLLVPESRVIRVLTPTREIPVPTHRYAVHQLMSECLVSYEMAHYRVQDVLKTSRIREESRRE; encoded by the coding sequence ATGACACCGCGAATTGCCAATGCGTTGGAGCAATTGGTCGAATGGTCCGGAATCCACCTGCCGGACCGCGGCCCAATCCCGCTGGAACAGTATTTTACCATGGTGGGGCTGACCTGCTACGGCTACCCGAATCTGACTCGCCGACAGATCGGCACGCGCTTGATCGAATGCGGCGTGCGGACATCGATCGTCATGGATGACACGCCGCTGGCGGGCTATGTCATCTCGTTCCAGTCGGGGCGCACGATGATCTTTTTCCGCAGTAGCGACCCGATCCCGCGGCAGCGATTCACGCTCGCTCACGAATTGGGTCATTTCCTGCTGCATCGAGACGAGAATCAGGCCGTCTGGATTCGGGAAGAATCCGAAGTCTCCGATGAGCGGATCGAGGCTTCGGATCTGGAACCGCCAGCGCCGGGAGGCCGGGCCGAGACGGAAACCGTGGAACAGGAACGCGAAGCGAATCAATTTGCAGCGTGCTTGTTGGTGCCGGAATCTCGCGTGATTCGAGTGCTGACCCCCACGCGAGAAATTCCGGTCCCCACGCATCGCTACGCGGTGCATCAACTCATGAGCGAATGTTTGGTCAGCTACGAGATGGCCCACTACCGGGTGCAAGACGTGCTGAAAACCTCCCGCATTCGGGAGGAATCGAGGCGAGAATGA
- a CDS encoding methanogen output domain 1-containing protein, translating into MPLERDLFLRTLLRELAGTLQDVVGLQEASGFISVVGQRIGDQMNQAYRAALGRAVLNPEMVGEVLLDLKRRIQGDFFLISLDSEKMVLGNRACPFGDKVVGRPALCMMTSNVFGSIAAENLGYAKVELRETIAQGNSGCLVIIYLQATPESQAASGREYFQG; encoded by the coding sequence ATGCCGTTGGAGCGCGATTTGTTCCTGCGGACGCTGTTGCGGGAGTTGGCCGGCACGTTGCAAGATGTGGTGGGGCTGCAAGAAGCGTCGGGATTCATCAGTGTCGTCGGCCAACGCATTGGCGATCAGATGAATCAAGCCTACCGAGCCGCTTTGGGCCGTGCCGTGTTGAATCCAGAAATGGTGGGCGAAGTTCTCCTGGACCTCAAGCGACGCATCCAAGGCGATTTCTTTCTGATTTCGCTGGATTCGGAAAAGATGGTGCTGGGCAATCGGGCTTGTCCATTTGGAGATAAAGTCGTGGGGCGGCCCGCCTTGTGCATGATGACCTCGAATGTTTTTGGCAGTATCGCCGCGGAAAATCTGGGATACGCCAAAGTGGAACTGCGGGAAACCATCGCGCAGGGAAATTCGGGATGCCTCGTCATCATCTACTTGCAAGCGACACCAGAAAGCCAAGCGGCTTCCGGTCGAGAATACTTCCAGGGCTAA
- a CDS encoding metallophosphoesterase family protein produces MRILHTADWHLGDKLHGYSRSEELHAQVERIVQLAINRAADVLLIAGDLFAEFLRPREIDAELQFLSKAFRLYLQTGGVILAVTGNHDRPPYPDIIRTTMGLSSPLSQGDVIQPGRFVLTNRAMLGQVASVHSGRSVQFLLMPYPTPGNYLDAEEQALDREQVNRRLRDTFVQQLTKFTTHAKFRVDLPTVMMSHFAVEGVSPNSLFRLTEQQDVLLPLGNLPSAWAYVALGHIHQAQALPGMAHMHYSGSIARLDFGEMHDEKSVTLVEVGPYGLEGAIERIPLPCNELRSIEFDDPETSTEQLRELVPDWESAIVRVMFQGDPRHDGVRRARAKAAFPRVIFPRRQPIATEQVSGPAIEVHRNSQASDHDGIVRYLDSQVSDAAERAALLQLLPQILRQVSQ; encoded by the coding sequence ATGCGGATTTTGCATACTGCGGATTGGCACTTGGGAGATAAGCTGCACGGCTATTCCCGCAGCGAAGAATTGCACGCTCAGGTGGAGCGAATCGTACAACTGGCGATCAACCGCGCGGCGGATGTGCTGCTCATCGCCGGCGATCTGTTCGCGGAATTCCTGCGGCCCCGAGAAATTGATGCCGAATTGCAATTTCTTTCCAAAGCGTTCCGACTATACCTGCAAACCGGTGGGGTGATTCTGGCGGTGACCGGCAACCACGATCGGCCGCCGTATCCGGACATTATTCGCACCACCATGGGATTGAGTAGCCCGCTTTCGCAAGGCGACGTGATCCAGCCAGGGCGATTTGTGCTGACGAATCGGGCGATGCTCGGTCAGGTGGCCAGTGTGCATTCCGGTCGATCGGTGCAGTTTTTGCTGATGCCGTACCCCACACCGGGGAATTATCTCGACGCCGAGGAACAAGCGCTGGACCGGGAACAGGTCAATCGCCGCTTGCGGGATACGTTCGTGCAACAACTCACGAAGTTCACGACGCATGCGAAGTTTCGCGTCGATCTGCCCACGGTGATGATGAGTCACTTTGCGGTCGAAGGTGTCTCGCCCAACTCGCTATTTCGGCTCACGGAACAGCAAGATGTCCTGCTACCGCTGGGGAATTTGCCCTCGGCGTGGGCCTATGTCGCCCTGGGGCACATTCACCAAGCGCAAGCCCTGCCCGGAATGGCCCACATGCACTATTCCGGCAGTATCGCCCGGCTCGATTTCGGCGAAATGCACGACGAAAAGAGCGTCACGCTGGTGGAAGTCGGGCCATATGGACTGGAAGGGGCCATCGAACGGATTCCGTTACCATGCAACGAGTTACGCAGTATCGAGTTCGATGATCCGGAAACGTCCACCGAGCAACTTCGGGAATTGGTCCCCGATTGGGAATCGGCGATTGTGCGGGTGATGTTCCAGGGCGATCCGCGACACGATGGTGTTCGACGCGCCCGCGCCAAAGCGGCCTTCCCGCGAGTCATCTTTCCCCGACGTCAACCGATTGCCACGGAACAGGTCTCTGGCCCGGCAATTGAAGTGCATCGCAACAGTCAGGCCAGCGACCACGACGGAATCGTGCGTTACCTGGATTCGCAAGTCAGCGATGCGGCCGAACGTGCCGCCCTCTTGCAACTGTTGCCCCAAATTCTCAGGCAGGTATCGCAATGA